A genome region from Thermococcus onnurineus NA1 includes the following:
- a CDS encoding HAD family hydrolase yields the protein MLKGIIFDVDETLVYYEGYDHRGWYENWVMPALRKHSIELDYGTYKKTVTGELPRSYIERFGINHVEFWRIVDKVNLEYRKRMAELGRIKPFPDVDALGELRKMGLKLAAVSNASQDCTEFVLNLFDLRKYFDVVYGKDYSNLDGVKPNPYLVEKALRALSLKPEGALMVGDSAHDVLAGHRAGMRVANVTRLGKVDGADYYVKDLWELVELVKKLR from the coding sequence ATGCTTAAGGGGATAATCTTCGACGTGGATGAGACCCTCGTCTACTATGAGGGCTACGATCACCGCGGATGGTACGAGAACTGGGTGATGCCCGCTTTAAGAAAGCATAGCATCGAACTGGATTATGGGACTTACAAAAAGACCGTAACAGGCGAGCTGCCGAGGAGCTACATCGAGCGCTTCGGCATCAACCACGTCGAGTTCTGGCGGATTGTTGACAAGGTAAACCTTGAATACCGCAAAAGAATGGCGGAACTCGGGCGAATAAAGCCCTTCCCTGACGTTGATGCTCTGGGAGAGCTGAGGAAGATGGGTCTGAAGCTTGCTGCAGTGAGCAACGCCTCCCAAGACTGCACCGAGTTCGTTCTGAACCTCTTCGACCTGAGGAAGTACTTCGACGTCGTCTACGGCAAGGACTACTCCAATCTCGATGGGGTTAAGCCGAATCCCTACCTCGTGGAGAAAGCCCTCAGAGCGCTCAGTCTCAAGCCAGAAGGGGCCCTGATGGTCGGCGATAGTGCTCATGATGTTCTGGCCGGTCATCGTGCGGGAATGAGGGTGGCCAACGTTACCCGTCTCGGAAAGGTTGATGGGGCGGATTACTACGTGAAGGATCTCTGGGAGTTGGTCGAACTTGTAAAGAAGCTTAGGTAA
- the tgtA gene encoding tRNA guanosine(15) transglycosylase TgtA yields MVEFKFEVKARDAAGRIGKLEVNGKKIETPAIMPVINPKQLTVTPKELKEMGFGIIITNSYIIYKTPELREKALEVGIHRLLDYDGIIEVDSGSFQLMRYGGVDVTNREIVEFQERIGVDIGTFLDIPTPPDAPREKAEEDLRITLERAKEAEEIKGIAMNAAVQGSTYPDLRTYAARKLSEMNFEIHPIGAVVPLMESYRYRDLVDVVIASKQGLRSDRPVHLFGAGHPMIFALAVAMGIDLFDSASYALYAKDDRYLTPEGTKHLSELEYFPCSCPVCSRYTPRELREMPKEERTRLLALHNLWVIREELNRVKQAIKEGELWRLVDERARSHPKLYAAYKRLLEYQDYLEKNEPITKASAFFKVSEESLKWPIVQRAKARAERVKAKFPETINHPIFGEIPKYLSLSYPFAQSEGEEDFTIEKPGKREVRNYVMAVAEYQFGEGTREAFKDAFVELSRKTGMPRQIKAKGKHLATFRAEDGLLTLGIEGAKRLHEILPFPRMRVVVDEDAEPFARKGKNVFAKFVIDADENIRPYDEVLIVNRNDELLATGQTLLNGRELKLFQSGLAVKVRRGVEK; encoded by the coding sequence ATGGTCGAGTTTAAGTTTGAGGTAAAGGCGAGAGACGCCGCTGGTAGGATTGGAAAGCTTGAAGTTAACGGGAAGAAGATAGAAACGCCTGCCATAATGCCAGTCATCAACCCGAAGCAGCTCACAGTGACGCCGAAGGAACTGAAGGAGATGGGCTTCGGCATAATAATCACCAACTCCTACATCATTTACAAGACACCCGAGCTTAGAGAGAAAGCCCTTGAGGTCGGCATTCACAGGCTCCTTGACTACGACGGCATCATCGAGGTCGATTCCGGCTCCTTCCAGCTCATGCGCTACGGCGGCGTTGACGTTACCAACAGGGAGATAGTCGAGTTCCAGGAGAGGATTGGTGTCGACATCGGGACTTTCCTTGACATCCCCACGCCCCCGGATGCTCCAAGGGAGAAGGCAGAGGAAGATCTCAGGATAACCCTCGAGCGCGCGAAGGAGGCCGAGGAGATAAAGGGGATAGCGATGAACGCGGCGGTTCAGGGCTCAACGTATCCGGACCTGAGAACATATGCCGCCAGAAAGCTCAGCGAGATGAACTTCGAGATTCATCCTATTGGCGCTGTCGTGCCGCTGATGGAGAGCTACCGCTACAGGGATTTGGTTGATGTGGTCATAGCCTCCAAGCAGGGCTTGAGGTCCGACAGACCGGTTCACCTCTTCGGCGCTGGCCACCCGATGATATTCGCTTTAGCTGTGGCGATGGGGATAGACCTCTTTGACTCGGCGAGCTATGCCCTCTACGCCAAGGACGACCGCTACCTGACGCCAGAAGGGACGAAGCACCTGAGTGAGCTCGAGTACTTCCCGTGCTCCTGTCCAGTGTGTAGCCGCTACACCCCTCGGGAGCTCCGCGAGATGCCGAAGGAAGAGCGCACGAGGCTTCTTGCTCTCCACAACCTCTGGGTAATCAGGGAGGAGCTCAACCGCGTGAAGCAGGCCATCAAGGAGGGCGAACTCTGGAGGTTAGTTGACGAGAGGGCGCGCTCACATCCGAAGCTCTACGCGGCCTACAAGCGCCTCCTCGAGTATCAAGACTACCTCGAAAAGAACGAGCCGATAACCAAGGCGAGCGCCTTCTTCAAGGTGAGCGAAGAATCCTTGAAGTGGCCGATAGTCCAGAGGGCCAAAGCGAGGGCAGAGCGCGTTAAGGCGAAGTTCCCTGAAACAATCAACCATCCGATATTCGGGGAGATTCCCAAGTATTTAAGCCTCAGCTACCCCTTTGCCCAGAGTGAGGGCGAGGAGGACTTTACGATAGAGAAGCCAGGGAAGCGTGAGGTCAGGAACTACGTTATGGCTGTAGCCGAGTACCAGTTCGGAGAGGGTACTAGGGAGGCCTTTAAGGACGCCTTTGTCGAGCTGTCGAGGAAGACGGGGATGCCAAGACAGATCAAGGCAAAGGGCAAGCACCTCGCAACCTTCAGAGCGGAGGATGGGCTTTTAACGCTCGGTATCGAAGGTGCTAAGAGGCTCCACGAAATCCTGCCGTTCCCGAGGATGCGCGTGGTGGTCGATGAGGACGCCGAACCCTTCGCGAGGAAGGGCAAGAACGTCTTCGCGAAGTTCGTGATTGATGCTGACGAGAACATAAGGCCATACGACGAGGTTCTTATCGTGAACAGAAACGATGAGCTCCTGGCAACCGGGCAGACACTGCTGAACGGAAGGGAGCTCAAGCTCTTCCAGAGCGGTCTGGCCGTGAAGGTCAGGAGAGGAGTTGAGAAGTAG
- a CDS encoding DUF763 domain-containing protein: MRNVADLPLHGGHVPPWLAQRMRKLTRLVLILAVEEYGTKGLLERLSDPVWFQAFNNVIGMDWDSSGSTTVTAGMIKDALWREELGVKAAGGKGKKSRATPEELKTIAEIYDLDPTPYVRTSRLVAKVDTVALQTGYQLYHHVFFLDEEGNWAVIQQGMNEAERMARRFHWFDAEVFTLDPHKGIAGLKREFALNTVSNEARKYQKTLLDIIQEKPVKIERELESLKAIARGYRPLVYYKPRDVDEKTLIQKYESLGKLELNRRALEFARELSVNNYEELLLLKGLGPSTLRALSLVLELVYDVHPSWKDPVTHPPDPFKFTYAVGGKDRVPFPVERGTYDELISFLEKLVEKNLQEKALVRNVTKITKNWKFPEEEKRAT, translated from the coding sequence ATGAGGAACGTCGCTGATTTACCCCTCCACGGCGGCCACGTTCCGCCATGGCTCGCCCAGAGGATGAGGAAGCTGACGCGCTTAGTCCTGATTCTCGCCGTCGAGGAGTACGGGACTAAAGGTCTCTTGGAGAGGCTCTCAGACCCGGTGTGGTTTCAGGCCTTCAACAACGTCATCGGCATGGACTGGGACTCATCTGGGAGTACTACGGTAACGGCTGGGATGATAAAGGACGCCCTCTGGCGGGAGGAGCTGGGCGTTAAGGCCGCTGGCGGAAAGGGCAAGAAGAGCAGGGCAACACCGGAGGAACTGAAAACCATAGCCGAGATCTACGACCTCGACCCGACTCCATACGTCAGAACGTCCAGGCTTGTGGCAAAGGTCGACACCGTTGCCCTCCAGACTGGCTATCAGCTGTACCACCACGTCTTCTTCCTGGACGAAGAGGGCAACTGGGCAGTGATACAGCAGGGTATGAACGAGGCCGAGAGGATGGCGAGGCGCTTCCACTGGTTTGATGCAGAGGTTTTCACACTCGACCCCCACAAGGGGATTGCAGGTTTAAAGAGGGAGTTTGCGCTGAACACTGTCTCGAACGAGGCCAGGAAATATCAGAAGACGCTCCTCGATATCATCCAGGAAAAGCCCGTGAAGATAGAGCGCGAGCTTGAGAGCCTCAAGGCCATAGCGAGGGGCTACCGACCGCTGGTTTATTACAAGCCCCGCGATGTGGATGAGAAGACCCTTATTCAGAAGTACGAAAGCCTAGGCAAGCTGGAGCTGAACAGAAGAGCCCTTGAGTTTGCCCGCGAGCTGAGTGTGAATAACTACGAAGAGCTTCTCCTCCTGAAGGGCCTCGGCCCGAGCACGCTGAGGGCTCTATCGCTCGTTCTGGAGCTCGTCTACGACGTCCACCCGTCGTGGAAGGACCCTGTAACGCACCCGCCAGATCCCTTCAAGTTCACCTATGCCGTGGGTGGCAAAGACAGGGTGCCATTCCCGGTCGAGCGCGGCACCTACGACGAGCTGATTTCATTCCTCGAAAAGCTCGTCGAGAAGAACCTACAGGAGAAGGCCCTCGTCCGCAACGTGACGAAAATAACGAAGAACTGGAAGTTCCCGGAGGAAGAGAAGAGGGCGACTTAG
- the serK gene encoding L-serine kinase SerK, producing the protein MGVEKVPKYDIPTIKVDYVFIELDKMKPHEQLVQKELEAFIESVTGSGLFWKPMLLAKVPGEDMYLIVDGHHRWAGLQKLGAKRAPSVILDYFSDDVKVYTWYPAFKGSLEEVLERLKAEGLEVIEDPEAEEKAEKGEIAFALVGEKSFAIPGGLDEQKKVSKVLDEMSVEGKIELIYYGLKEDAREDMAKGEIDYVFIRKAPSKEEVMELVKRGEVYSPKTTRHVLPFNPDKIDVKLEELF; encoded by the coding sequence ATGGGAGTTGAAAAGGTTCCGAAGTACGACATCCCCACGATTAAGGTCGATTACGTTTTTATTGAGCTCGACAAGATGAAGCCCCACGAGCAGCTCGTCCAGAAGGAGCTCGAGGCATTCATCGAGAGCGTTACCGGCTCCGGCCTCTTCTGGAAGCCAATGCTCCTCGCGAAGGTCCCGGGCGAGGACATGTACCTCATCGTTGACGGCCACCACCGCTGGGCCGGCCTTCAGAAGCTCGGCGCCAAGCGCGCCCCGTCGGTCATCCTCGACTACTTCAGCGACGATGTGAAGGTCTACACCTGGTACCCTGCCTTCAAGGGCAGTCTTGAGGAGGTTCTCGAGAGGCTCAAGGCCGAGGGTCTTGAAGTCATCGAGGACCCAGAGGCCGAGGAGAAGGCTGAGAAGGGCGAGATAGCATTCGCCCTCGTCGGCGAAAAGAGCTTTGCCATCCCCGGCGGCCTTGATGAGCAGAAGAAGGTCAGTAAGGTTCTCGACGAGATGAGCGTTGAGGGCAAGATTGAGCTCATCTACTACGGTCTCAAGGAAGACGCCAGAGAGGACATGGCAAAGGGCGAGATTGACTACGTCTTCATCAGGAAGGCTCCGAGCAAGGAAGAGGTCATGGAGCTCGTCAAGCGCGGCGAGGTCTACTCCCCGAAGACCACCAGGCACGTCCTTCCGTTCAACCCGGACAAGATAGACGTCAAGCTCGAGGAGCTGTTCTGA